In a single window of the Pithys albifrons albifrons isolate INPA30051 chromosome 19, PitAlb_v1, whole genome shotgun sequence genome:
- the HS3ST3B1 gene encoding heparan sulfate glucosamine 3-O-sulfotransferase 3B1, translating to MGQRLNRCLDVPVALPPLRRRLLLLFIMLFLWLYMFYSCAGSCAGLVARGSPAPPRAAPPLPALPPGEPGEESSLEEQRAAPDAASPISSFFNGSGTKRLPQAIIIGVKKGGTRALLEFLRVHPDVRAVGAEPHFFDRNYERGLAWYRDLMPRTLEGQITMEKTPSYFVTKEAPARISSMSKGTKLIVVVRDPVTRAISDYTQTLSKKPDIPTFESLTFKNRTTGLIDTSWSAIQIGIYAKHLENWLLYFPIGQILFVSGERLISDPAGELGRVQDFLGLKRIITDKHFYFNKTKGFPCLKKAEGSSKPHCLGKTKGRTHPDIDQEVVQRLRDFYRPFNMKFYQMTGQDFGWD from the exons ATGGGGCAGCGCTTGAACCGCTGCCTCGATGTCCCCGTCGCGTTGCCGCCGCTGAGGcggaggctgctgctgctcttcatcATGCTCTTCCTCTGGCTCTACATGTTCTACTCGTGCGCCGGCTCCTGCGCCGGGCTGGTTGCTCGCGGCTCTCCCgcgccgccccgcgccgcccctCCGCTGCCCGCGCTGCCACCGGGCGAGCCGGGCGAGGAGAGCAGCCTGGAGGAGCAGCGGGCAGCGCCCGACGCCGCCAGCCCCATCTCCAGCTTCTTCAACGGCTCCGGCACGAAGCGGCTGCCGCAAGCCATCATCATCGGCGTGAAGAAAGGGGGGACGCGGGCGCTGCTGGAGTTCCTGCGGGTGCACCCCGACGTGCGCGCCGTCGGCGCCGAGCCCCACTTCTTCGACCGCAACTACGAGCGGGGACTCGCCTGGTACAG GGACCTGATGCCCAGGACGCTGGAGGGGCAGATCACCATGGAGAAGACCCCCAGCTACTTCGTCACCAAGGAGGCCCCAGCCCGCATCTCCTCCATGTCCAAGGGCACGAAGCTCATCGTGGTGGTGCGGGACCCCGTGACCAGAGCCATCTCGGACTACACCCAGACGCTCTCCAAGAAGCCTGATATCCCCACCTTTGAGAGCCTGACCTTCAAAAACAGGACTACGGGCCTGATCGACACCTCGTGGAGCGCCATCCAGATTGGCATCTACGCCAAGCACCTGGAGAACTGGCTCCTCTACTTCCCCATCGGGCAGATCCTCTTCGTCAGCGGGGAGAGGCTGATCAGCGACCCCGCGGGGGAGCTGGGCAGGGTCCAGGACTTTCTGGGCCTCAAGAGGATCATCACCGACAAACATTTCTACTTCAACAAAACCAAGGGGTTCCCGTGCCTGAAGAAGGCGGAAGGCAGCAGCAAACCCCACTGCCTGGGCAAGACGAAAGGCAGGACCCACCCCGACATCGACCAGGAGGTGGTGCAGAGGCTGCGGGACTTCTACCGCCCCTTCAACATGAAGTTCTACCAGATGACGGGGCAGGACTTCGGCTGGGACTGA